In Parambassis ranga unplaced genomic scaffold, fParRan2.1 scaffold_140_arrow_ctg1, whole genome shotgun sequence, a single window of DNA contains:
- the LOC114429484 gene encoding anaphase-promoting complex subunit CDC26-like, whose translation MLRRKPTRLELKIDDTEEFECVKKELEARKRQREEAESGGGASVISVDMIGGGASASASSSTAASRAELINERIGYKPHPKPATLPTLFGSLQF comes from the exons atgttgaggAGGAAACCAACTCGCTTGGAGCTGAAAATCGACGACACCGAGGAGTTTGAGTGCGTCAAAAAGGAGCTTGAG GCAAGGAAGCGTCAGCGAGAGGAGGCGGAGTCAGGAGGCGGCGCTTCCGTGATCAGTGTTGACATGATCGGGGGTGGAGCCTCCGCCTCAGCGTCTTCTTCCACAGCAGCGTCAAGGGCGGAGCTTATCAACGAGCGGATTGGCTACAAGCCCCACCCCAAGCCAGCCACGCTACCGACCTTATTTGGAAGTTTACAGTTTTAA